The nucleotide sequence GAGTCCCCCGCCAGCCAGCCCCTTGAAGACCCCCCAGGCCATAAATGATTGCTAATCCCAAAGCGACCCAGCCTGTTAAGCCCTCCGACCAATTCCAGAGACCAGCCGTTAAGCCCAGGCCAATAAACGGATTGATTACCCCAATAATTTCTAGGCAGGGGCCCGGTTTTGTCAAATTTGCCAAGGTGAAGGGGACTAAGCCATAGCCCAAGCTCAAGCCCAAAATGCCGACCTGGACGACTACCTTTTCTAAATTGGTATCCCCATCATCTCCCATCCGAGCCGCCCCAAAAATGGCGATCAGAAACACCAAGCTACCGAGGAAAAAGGTCGTACCGTAGAGAGATAGCCAGGCCTGGCGGCGATAGACCGCTAGACTCCCCGCCAATATCAGCAACGTATAAACACTTAAGCCAATGACGCTGCCACTGTCCTGGAAGAGCAGAAAGGGTGTTGCCAGGCCCCCAGTGGCTCCGAGTACGGAAAAAACCGCTTGTTGTTCCCCCAGAGAGAGCCAAAACGCCGCAACTGTCACCGCCAACATGATCCCAAAGGCAACGGGATAGGAAAACACCTTGAGAACCTGAAATGCCGCAAAACTGGTGATGTAAAATGTGGCTAATCCTCCGCCCGCCAAAATTTGACTAAAGGCGCGTCGCTGCGGCCGGAGTCGCCAACCCAGGCCCAAAAGTCCTGCCCCAATCAGGAAGCCAACCGCGACCAGTAAATAAGCCGTCAGCCAGCCTTGATCCAGCGCGTACTTGAAGAGAAAAATAATCCCCAGTAATAAGAGGCCAATCCCAAACCGATTCAACCAAAATTCCCAGTTTTGCAGCCAGTCTCCTCCAGCTTTAGATGCGGGTTGAGGTAAGGGCTTCCTTGGGGGACGGGGGCGGGTTCCTGTTGGGGGGAGAATGGGTGGCAGTGTCTCAGGCACAGGTGCTGCCGGTTTGGACGAGTTAGCCGCAGTTTTACGAAGATTTAAGAGACTTTGGAGTTCCTGAATTTGGCTCTGGTGACGAGCAACTTGGGCCTCTAACTCAGCGATGCGTCCATATAGCTCGGTTTGATCTGCCATCCTTCCGCCTATCCCATCTGACTAAGTTCAATAATGTTTTGATCTGCATCTTGGACAAAAATGGCCGCTCGCCCGGAATTACTGGCCTGGAACCGATAGCCAGCAGCTTGGAGCCTCTCTTTGATTGCCTCTAAATCCTGGACTCCTAAGGCTAAATGAGGATTCCGCCCCCAACGGTGATCTGAGGGGGGGGGGTCTCGACTTTCGCTGACAATTACATGAATCTGATTTGGGCCAACTTGATACCAGAGGCCGGGGAAACTCAGGTTGCGGGGAGCTAGGGGCAGTTGTAAGATTCCCCCATAAAATTCACTTGCCTTTGTTAAATCCGTAACATGAATGGCAACGTGTAAAAAGTGGATGTAATCAGCCTGGCGGGTCTCCATTCCGTAATCCTAAAGAAATCATTAATCGTGAAAAATAATTAAGTGCATTGAGGGGGCAAGAACGGGGAAAAATGGGCCCGGGTCATCGGGCTGAGATCAGCATAACAAGAAGAAAACCGGGATATATCAACTAAGCCATAATGATACAAACTCGGATACAAACCTGATAGCTAATTGAATGGACTTGCAACCGGCCGGGGAGATCTACGAGACCACTGTTTTCGGTTAGGGTAGTTGACGACTTGGGATCAGTTAGCAGGTTGGGTTTTCAAAACGATTGGGTTAACATCACCAAAATATCATTCCATCTTGTTTACCAGGATTGTGTCCTTATGCCCCGACATTTGCGGTTTTGGCTCATTGGCGTTCTCGGTTTCTGCCTAGTGTTGGGGAGTAGCCTGGGCTGGCCAATATTCCCTTCAATCCAATCACCCCAACCTCTGCCAGGCCTGGTACAAGCCGGTCAAACCCCTGCCGCTACTCTCTCATTCTTAGGGCCAAGTCAATTTCGGGGGAAAACTGTGGCTCAGGTTAAGGTACCAGCAGGACAAAAAGTAATTGCCTTAACCTTTGATGATGGCCCCTGGGGTAAAAGTACTACAGATGTTTTAGAGATTTTAGCTAAGCATGATGTTAAGGCTACATTTTTCTGGATTGGGGCCCACCTCCAACGCTATCCTGAGGTCGCTAAGCAAGTGGTGAAGACTGGTCACGCAGTTGGGAATCACACTTGGAATCACACCTACAAGCCTGTCACTGAAGAGGTTGCAATTAAGGAGATTGAAAATACCTCTTTTTTAATTGCTAAAACTACAAAAGCCCAAACCCGCCTGTTTCGCCCCCCCGGTGGCATCTTAAATAATGGCCTGGTTGCCTATGCAGCCAAAAAAAACTACACCACTTTGATGTGGTCTGTGGATCCCCATGATTCTGCGGCTAAAATTACTTCCGAAGACATTATTAAGCGCGTCCTGTCCCAGGCCAAGCCCGGCGGGATCATTTTGCTCCATGATGGGGGTGGAGATCGCCAGGCCACCATTAAAGCCTTGCCAACAATTATCAGCAAACTCAAGGCTAAGGGCTACAGCTTTGTCACTATTCCTGAACTCTTGGGCCTCGGAGGAGGAGCACCCAAGCCGACCCCAACCCCTGTGGCCAGTCCAGTTCCGAGTCCCACCCCAAGTTTAGCGACCCCCAATCCTGAACCTGCGCCCACTATTCCCCCAGAACCCGCCATCACCCCTATGCCCCAGTCCCCACCAACGACCCCAGCCCTCCAGCCCACACCCCTACTTAGTCCTTCACCTCAGCCCTAGAAGCGAGTCCGAAACTCAATCAGGCCAACCGAGTTCCCATCCAGGCCAATTTGGGTGCTCAAGCGAATCCGATCCGTGAGCTGATAGCCGATATTGAGCCGAGTCGGATCCTGGGGAACTGTCAGGAGTTGCACCGCCGAGATCGTGACATTATCCGTGACTTGATAGCCCACTTCGGCCCCTAAGGCTAACACTGCTGAGTTGTTGCGACTGTCCCGATTATTAGACGGAGGCACCAGGGCTGGAAATAGGCGGAAGGTGGTTCGATTACTTAAAAAGTCATCAATATTGGCCTGGATATTATTCAAAACCGCCGCACTAGCAATATTGACCAAGGCGAGTTGATTTGCGGCCTGGTTATTGGGATTAAAACCACCCCCCAAGAGGGAGAGAATTTCCGTATCCGAGCGGCCAGGGGTACTGGAGAGTTGGACAACACCCCGGAAGTTAGTGGCCAGTTGACTAGCTCGCCCGGAAATCTGAGCCCGAATCCGCACTGGAGTTAAGCTACCGAGAGTCGTGACATTGCCGCCGCCCAGTTGGCCGAAGTTAATGATGCCAGGATTGGAAACTTCTTGAACAGTGGTTTGTAGGTTCAAATCTAAGGAGGGGTCTAACCCATCCCCTGGATTAAATGTCACAAGATTGGGTTGGCCTGGGGTCAGGCGGAATAGGCTTGTAAATAAGTTCAAACGTCCCTGGACAAGTTGAATTTGGCCCTGGGGTTGCAGGTTGTTGACCGGGCCGCTTAAGCTCAGTTCACCCTGCCCGATGAAGTTGAGAACTGGGGATCGCAAGATCTGGAAATTCTCCCCAAGTTGGAGTTGGAGATCATTAAAAACAACTGGGTCAAAACCCGGCGGTAAATTAGCTTGTAAGTTGGTGGCTCCATTACCGCTGGCCAGGGCATCCGTTAAATAGAATTGCCCCTGACTTAGCT is from Synechococcus sp. PCC 6312 and encodes:
- a CDS encoding polysaccharide deacetylase family protein, producing the protein MPRHLRFWLIGVLGFCLVLGSSLGWPIFPSIQSPQPLPGLVQAGQTPAATLSFLGPSQFRGKTVAQVKVPAGQKVIALTFDDGPWGKSTTDVLEILAKHDVKATFFWIGAHLQRYPEVAKQVVKTGHAVGNHTWNHTYKPVTEEVAIKEIENTSFLIAKTTKAQTRLFRPPGGILNNGLVAYAAKKNYTTLMWSVDPHDSAAKITSEDIIKRVLSQAKPGGIILLHDGGGDRQATIKALPTIISKLKAKGYSFVTIPELLGLGGGAPKPTPTPVASPVPSPTPSLATPNPEPAPTIPPEPAITPMPQSPPTTPALQPTPLLSPSPQP
- a CDS encoding DUF2339 domain-containing protein, whose amino-acid sequence is MADQTELYGRIAELEAQVARHQSQIQELQSLLNLRKTAANSSKPAAPVPETLPPILPPTGTRPRPPRKPLPQPASKAGGDWLQNWEFWLNRFGIGLLLLGIIFLFKYALDQGWLTAYLLVAVGFLIGAGLLGLGWRLRPQRRAFSQILAGGGLATFYITSFAAFQVLKVFSYPVAFGIMLAVTVAAFWLSLGEQQAVFSVLGATGGLATPFLLFQDSGSVIGLSVYTLLILAGSLAVYRRQAWLSLYGTTFFLGSLVFLIAIFGAARMGDDGDTNLEKVVVQVGILGLSLGYGLVPFTLANLTKPGPCLEIIGVINPFIGLGLTAGLWNWSEGLTGWVALGLAIIYGLGGLQGAGWRGTLWLTAALLAVTAILVHLVVREIVFIPLTGEAILLLWLGRKYQSQPLTILGHIFWGILGAALLGRLLILPAQAPPFLNTRALVDETILAAGIGVAWQLPKSGRWPYGVVAYSGLLILIQREVSGIAPGLVTVCWGLCGIGLLVLGLRRDSHLARIIGLLTLGLTILKLFFFDLIGVEAIWRVLLFMGFGVMFLLLSYYFRSLWRPLPPSGDQSEDS
- a CDS encoding VOC family protein; protein product: METRQADYIHFLHVAIHVTDLTKASEFYGGILQLPLAPRNLSFPGLWYQVGPNQIHVIVSESRDPPPSDHRWGRNPHLALGVQDLEAIKERLQAAGYRFQASNSGRAAIFVQDADQNIIELSQMG